A single uncultured Acetobacterium sp. DNA region contains:
- a CDS encoding uroporphyrinogen decarboxylase family protein: MALTPKENYLNAINHLETEWTPVHIVDCGVLGFGALPGPWFEKGPLGGGYDGFGIRWITPASGGGAPIPAPNEHIMDADTITDWKKIVKFPDLEAVDWQAIVATELAMMPVDRNVQAVEFGCGNGVFERLAALMGFEEALIALAEEPEACNELMTAITDYKIAFAKKVKQYYDPDLFTNYDDIATERGLFMSPATYRALIKPHHKRLNDAVKELGMIPVQHTCGYCEPLIEDIIETGAAVWTSVQPTNDIAEMQKKYGNKIVLMGGFDTNGAPGAPDATLETRIAEVHRCFDEYGQQPGFIFFGFVLVNSLDPAEVGAQLGPILQEAARYSHQLAAK, translated from the coding sequence ATGGCATTAACACCGAAGGAGAATTATCTGAACGCAATCAATCACCTGGAAACCGAATGGACGCCAGTGCACATTGTCGACTGTGGCGTGTTGGGCTTCGGCGCTCTGCCAGGACCCTGGTTTGAAAAAGGCCCGCTAGGCGGCGGTTACGACGGATTTGGCATTCGCTGGATCACGCCAGCATCCGGCGGCGGCGCCCCGATTCCGGCCCCCAATGAACACATCATGGATGCGGATACCATCACCGACTGGAAGAAGATTGTCAAATTTCCGGATCTGGAAGCCGTTGACTGGCAGGCCATTGTGGCAACAGAACTGGCAATGATGCCGGTAGACAGAAATGTCCAAGCCGTTGAGTTTGGCTGTGGTAATGGCGTGTTTGAGCGGTTGGCCGCCTTGATGGGTTTTGAAGAAGCCTTGATCGCATTGGCCGAAGAACCGGAGGCTTGTAATGAACTAATGACAGCCATTACTGATTATAAAATTGCGTTTGCAAAAAAAGTCAAACAGTATTATGATCCAGATCTATTTACAAATTATGATGACATCGCCACCGAAAGAGGGCTGTTCATGTCTCCGGCGACCTATCGCGCACTGATCAAACCTCATCATAAACGGCTGAACGATGCTGTCAAAGAACTGGGCATGATACCAGTGCAGCACACCTGCGGTTACTGCGAACCCCTGATTGAAGATATTATTGAAACCGGAGCGGCTGTCTGGACTTCAGTGCAGCCTACCAATGATATTGCCGAGATGCAGAAAAAATACGGCAACAAAATTGTTTTAATGGGTGGATTTGATACCAACGGTGCCCCCGGCGCTCCCGATGCGACTCTGGAAACACGAATCGCCGAAGTTCATCGCTGTTTTGATGAATATGGCCAACAGCCCGGCTTTATTTTCTTTGGCTTTGTTCTGGTAAACAGCCTGGATCCGGCTGAGGTTGGCGCCCAGTTGGGACCGATTCTGCAAGAAGCAGCCCGCTACAGTCATCAATTGGCAGCAAAATGA
- a CDS encoding helix-turn-helix domain-containing protein, which yields MKLSVAVIQEKLGTAVKDANTVISSSLLHLERPVFYAGETELGSDILYITLAEKLNPNANYQAGSALICIGDPPDIYINDELELLIIDDSADIFELSNTIHQIFTNYECWDLNLQQGIRDQRSLQYLLELSDPIFENGLSIMNADYYMIAHTGLDALMDQQQLQLGEAGRISVEQVNLFKNDPKYNEIKNERDVFLYPAQLLPFQTLCKNIFLNHEFVFRLIISETNHPFAASDAALLEHLSQHLLRDSSYLANFHHDKNSQLAALLQSIILGNNYSQTNLTAELKNLDWHPDQVYCAAYIKPSSQDIYNATTTYFCNVIMQDFKESFAFSNNQSIFVLFNVSHIQESRDSYFKRINRLIKDGNFRIGYSHYADGLSHLKICFREAEIALEMGSRHQPQKWTHKFCDAVIPYIFNQMTEELPAQSLYSPIILRLQRYDLKNQTDYVKTLQAYFRNNMNAVQTAKDLFIHRATIVYRLERIKEIGETDLKNDDDLFHVSLTFKLIGLGLN from the coding sequence ATGAAATTATCCGTTGCCGTTATTCAGGAAAAATTGGGCACTGCTGTAAAAGATGCCAATACTGTCATTTCAAGTTCTTTACTGCATTTGGAACGGCCAGTTTTTTACGCTGGTGAAACGGAGCTAGGTTCCGACATATTATATATAACGCTCGCCGAAAAACTCAACCCCAATGCCAACTACCAAGCTGGTTCGGCACTGATCTGCATCGGCGATCCCCCGGATATTTACATCAATGATGAGTTGGAGCTGCTAATTATCGACGATTCCGCCGATATTTTTGAATTGAGCAATACTATTCATCAGATTTTTACGAATTATGAATGCTGGGATCTCAACCTGCAACAGGGTATCCGTGATCAACGCTCCTTACAATATTTATTGGAGCTTTCTGATCCGATCTTTGAAAATGGATTGTCTATTATGAATGCTGATTATTATATGATTGCCCATACCGGACTGGATGCACTGATGGATCAGCAGCAACTGCAATTGGGTGAAGCTGGCAGAATCTCGGTCGAACAGGTCAACTTATTTAAGAATGACCCTAAATACAATGAAATAAAAAACGAGCGGGACGTTTTTCTTTATCCGGCTCAGCTGCTGCCCTTTCAAACCCTTTGCAAGAATATTTTTCTGAATCACGAGTTTGTCTTTCGTTTGATTATCTCTGAGACAAATCATCCCTTTGCCGCAAGTGATGCCGCACTGTTAGAGCACCTGTCCCAACATCTGCTCCGGGATTCCAGCTATTTAGCAAACTTTCATCATGATAAAAACTCGCAACTGGCGGCGTTACTGCAATCAATTATCCTCGGGAATAACTATAGCCAAACCAACCTGACCGCCGAGCTGAAAAATTTGGACTGGCATCCCGATCAGGTCTATTGCGCTGCCTACATCAAGCCCAGCAGCCAGGATATTTATAACGCAACCACCACCTATTTTTGCAATGTGATCATGCAAGATTTCAAGGAAAGCTTTGCGTTTTCGAATAATCAGAGTATTTTTGTTTTGTTCAATGTCTCCCATATTCAGGAATCCCGGGATAGCTACTTCAAGCGGATCAATCGATTGATTAAAGATGGTAATTTCCGCATCGGTTATAGTCATTATGCGGATGGGCTCAGTCATCTGAAGATCTGTTTTCGTGAAGCAGAAATTGCCCTAGAGATGGGCAGCCGTCATCAGCCCCAAAAATGGACCCATAAGTTTTGCGATGCAGTAATCCCCTATATTTTTAATCAAATGACGGAAGAGCTACCGGCTCAATCCCTTTATTCACCGATCATCTTGCGGCTGCAACGTTATGATTTGAAGAATCAAACCGATTATGTCAAGACCCTCCAAGCTTACTTCAGGAACAATATGAATGCGGTGCAAACCGCCAAAGACCTGTTTATTCATCGAGCTACGATTGTTTATCGGCTGGAGCGGATTAAGGAAATTGGTGAAACGGACTTGAAAAATGACGATGATCTTTTTCATGTCAGTCTGACCTTTAAACTAATTGGTTTGGGTTTGAATTAG
- a CDS encoding MFS transporter — translation MIVGWVLAGLVATAIVPVFGWRPCYLIGGIPLVYAIFLYFKMPESAANKGYQEKAVKALQNIERIATGKFTVWDPDALIVPPKLKQAGPQALFSKPYIRITAAIWIMYFCGCFIVYGINAWLPSLMLEKGLTLTSAYRLAIAQNAAAIIANCSTGFVAEAVGRKKNLIISFGVAAVSVVIMATVGGGFGAILTACIFLGFAVNYSITAIQPLMAEAYPTEFRNTGVSWCHAFGRIGGASAPIVAGIIIGMGKGYAVSFYFYVIPAVIGLLVAVFLVKTETKGKSLDELAEVIN, via the coding sequence ATGATTGTCGGTTGGGTGTTGGCGGGTCTTGTTGCAACTGCCATTGTACCAGTCTTTGGCTGGCGGCCGTGTTACTTGATTGGCGGAATCCCACTGGTCTATGCGATTTTTCTGTACTTTAAAATGCCGGAATCTGCGGCCAACAAGGGCTACCAGGAAAAAGCGGTCAAAGCGCTGCAAAATATCGAACGGATTGCAACGGGTAAGTTTACAGTTTGGGATCCGGACGCACTAATTGTTCCGCCAAAACTGAAACAAGCCGGTCCCCAAGCGCTGTTCTCCAAACCGTATATTCGCATTACCGCGGCAATCTGGATTATGTATTTTTGCGGCTGTTTCATTGTCTATGGCATTAATGCCTGGTTGCCTTCGTTAATGCTGGAAAAGGGGTTAACCCTGACATCAGCTTACAGACTGGCAATCGCCCAGAATGCCGCCGCGATTATTGCCAATTGTTCGACCGGTTTTGTTGCCGAAGCAGTCGGCCGGAAAAAGAATCTGATTATATCCTTTGGGGTGGCAGCTGTTTCAGTAGTTATCATGGCCACTGTCGGTGGTGGATTCGGTGCGATTTTGACTGCCTGCATTTTCCTGGGCTTTGCGGTAAACTATTCCATCACCGCCATTCAGCCACTGATGGCAGAAGCTTATCCCACCGAGTTCCGAAACACTGGAGTGTCCTGGTGTCACGCCTTTGGCCGCATCGGTGGTGCCAGTGCGCCAATTGTTGCTGGCATCATTATTGGCATGGGAAAAGGCTATGCGGTGTCATTTTATTTTTACGTGATTCCGGCCGTAATTGGTTTATTGGTAGCGGTATTCCTGGTGAAAACAGAAACCAAAGGAAAATCGCTGGATGAGTTGGCAGAAGTAATCAATTAA
- a CDS encoding methyl-accepting chemotaxis protein: MKSTRKPGSRLFSGQGLPLFIMILSIVSFILWLADLITAGEILNQIDVKLIFVFGIGLTAATILIWIIFKNNNSVILSLENSIQAIKKQKDDQEQIAQMIADGNFSFAIQSVSETDQLSNNLIKIRNSLNLLESQNDGEHDNHAALLSGGFYKILNNQQVAVKKETDQKEFYGAILDALPYSLLVSDSDFKYKYVNKSMANYLLAKGIITERELAIGMDCSVSGSNMCGNENCARRLLIEKGLNTTNFEARGKYYKEDIAFLKDKNGKNTTDVLELTLDQTPVMSVSAYNQKEVDRLLHNLICLANGNLNFDLDVEEPDEFTQDAYQQFNSIRGNMIQVKNSISSLIENTTWIIKEIIDGNLSARADETKFNGSWKTLISGMNTILEKIKQPLDEVIAVMSGVSNGNLHIAIEGEYHGEFNQLKVSVNQTKEYLNWITNRIKQITGEISQGNLDLGSIDRFEGDFSDISDALNSIVATLNELLSEINDSAEQVSSGADQVSGGSQLLAQGSTEQASTIEELTASIAEIALQTKNNARNANEAQRLSKNAKLGAENGNMQMSAMQHSMREINQSSMDISKIIKVIDDIAFQTNILALNAAVEAVRAGQHGKGFAVVAQEVRTLAARSADAAKETTILIEGSINKVKRGTEIADETATALLSMVDGIGKVTDLVGNIAIASNEQASEIAQINHGIEQVAQVVHQNSATAEESAAASEELSGQAELLKNKLHRFRLRDNV; this comes from the coding sequence ATGAAATCAACAAGAAAACCCGGTTCAAGATTGTTTTCAGGACAAGGGTTACCGTTATTTATAATGATATTAAGTATTGTGAGCTTCATTCTTTGGTTAGCTGATTTAATCACAGCGGGGGAGATACTTAATCAGATTGATGTCAAACTTATTTTTGTTTTTGGCATCGGCTTGACAGCTGCAACTATTTTGATTTGGATTATATTTAAAAACAACAACAGCGTAATATTGAGTTTGGAAAATTCTATACAAGCGATTAAAAAACAAAAAGATGACCAAGAACAGATTGCCCAAATGATTGCAGATGGAAATTTTTCATTTGCAATTCAATCCGTTTCAGAAACGGATCAGCTCAGTAATAATTTAATTAAAATCCGGAATTCTTTAAATTTACTTGAGTCACAAAATGACGGAGAGCATGATAATCATGCAGCATTGCTTTCGGGTGGTTTCTATAAAATTTTGAATAATCAGCAAGTGGCAGTAAAAAAAGAAACGGATCAGAAAGAATTCTATGGTGCCATCTTGGATGCACTTCCATACTCGCTATTAGTTTCAGACAGCGATTTTAAATACAAATATGTCAATAAAAGTATGGCCAATTATTTGCTCGCCAAAGGAATCATTACCGAGCGGGAATTGGCAATCGGGATGGATTGCAGCGTATCGGGATCCAACATGTGTGGAAATGAAAACTGTGCCCGCCGGCTGTTAATTGAAAAGGGCTTGAATACAACAAACTTTGAAGCGAGAGGGAAATATTACAAAGAAGATATTGCTTTTCTGAAAGATAAAAATGGCAAAAACACCACCGATGTGTTGGAACTGACACTGGATCAAACCCCAGTGATGAGTGTATCCGCTTATAATCAAAAAGAAGTTGACCGACTTTTGCATAATCTGATCTGCCTTGCAAATGGTAATTTGAACTTCGATTTAGATGTTGAAGAACCTGATGAATTTACCCAGGATGCCTATCAGCAGTTTAATTCAATCAGAGGAAATATGATACAGGTGAAAAATTCAATCAGCAGTCTGATTGAAAATACCACGTGGATCATTAAAGAAATTATTGATGGAAATCTCAGTGCCAGAGCAGATGAAACTAAATTTAACGGTTCCTGGAAAACCTTGATTAGTGGGATGAATACGATCCTGGAAAAAATCAAACAGCCGTTGGACGAGGTGATCGCAGTCATGTCAGGTGTTTCTAACGGAAACCTTCACATTGCAATAGAAGGGGAATATCACGGTGAATTTAATCAATTAAAAGTATCGGTCAATCAGACTAAAGAATACCTCAACTGGATTACAAATCGGATCAAACAAATAACCGGCGAAATTAGTCAGGGCAATCTGGATTTGGGTTCCATTGATCGATTCGAGGGTGATTTTTCTGATATTTCGGATGCACTGAATAGTATTGTAGCGACACTAAATGAACTGTTAAGTGAAATTAATGATTCCGCTGAACAGGTTTCCTCAGGAGCTGATCAGGTGTCCGGTGGCAGTCAATTGCTGGCTCAGGGGTCAACAGAGCAGGCCAGCACCATTGAGGAATTGACTGCTTCGATTGCAGAAATAGCTCTTCAGACAAAAAACAATGCCAGGAATGCTAATGAAGCTCAAAGACTATCAAAAAACGCTAAACTTGGTGCTGAAAACGGAAATATGCAAATGAGTGCGATGCAGCATTCGATGAGAGAAATTAATCAGTCATCCATGGATATTTCAAAAATTATTAAAGTGATTGATGATATTGCGTTCCAGACAAATATCCTGGCTTTAAATGCAGCGGTTGAGGCAGTCAGAGCCGGCCAGCATGGCAAGGGATTTGCCGTCGTCGCTCAGGAAGTGCGGACTTTGGCAGCCCGAAGCGCTGACGCTGCTAAGGAGACAACTATTTTAATTGAAGGTTCAATTAACAAGGTGAAGAGGGGAACCGAGATTGCGGATGAAACGGCAACTGCTCTTTTATCAATGGTCGATGGAATTGGTAAGGTAACCGATCTGGTTGGAAATATTGCGATCGCATCCAATGAACAAGCGTCAGAAATAGCCCAGATCAATCATGGCATTGAACAGGTAGCCCAGGTTGTTCATCAGAATTCAGCTACGGCAGAAGAAAGTGCGGCTGCTAGTGAAGAACTCTCAGGACAGGCGGAACTCCTGAAAAATAAACTGCATCGGTTTCGCTTAAGGGATAATGTGTGA
- a CDS encoding MFS transporter, whose translation MNNKIKNFYGIGDMFFSFMVCIELYFMMVFLTDVLKLNVAMAGTIISITAMGDLITAFIAGGIVDKSNMKWGKYRSWLLFAPGVASVFFVMEFTGVGSATTAGIVFTICYLISHTLWNIFYTASRALAGAVTDDPTERAHISGRISAWMNAGRIGGSKLIILMIGFFAVSFGSGESQLIGYTITALITSVLMCIGYLIHFKITDGYDKPQEVSKEAAAKQKVTIADMFKGVGKNPPLISVLVCEFLRLSGYYMMMALAAYYCKLVIGNPAAIGNLLLVMNICCLIGALLSKTFVEKLGTKMTTVLGMGGAAAMIVIAMMVSPNLMGVMVCLGISQLFYGISFGLTTSLYANAATYAEFSTGKNTTGFIMGLLSFSIKMSLFIRGLIITAVLGFIGYSAQMTVTDQIVGNMSTAFFIIPAILIAVAILPLLMMKMKDSDVIDMRKEIEAGKTANLKVETN comes from the coding sequence ATGAATAATAAAATTAAGAATTTTTATGGTATCGGTGATATGTTCTTCTCGTTTATGGTTTGCATTGAACTCTATTTCATGATGGTGTTCTTAACAGATGTTTTGAAACTCAATGTCGCTATGGCCGGAACCATCATTTCCATTACGGCAATGGGGGATTTAATAACTGCATTTATTGCCGGTGGTATTGTCGATAAATCCAACATGAAATGGGGAAAATACCGCTCCTGGTTACTATTTGCCCCTGGGGTAGCATCAGTCTTCTTTGTTATGGAGTTCACTGGTGTTGGTTCAGCCACAACAGCGGGCATCGTCTTTACAATCTGTTATCTTATTTCGCATACCTTATGGAATATTTTTTATACCGCCAGCCGTGCCCTTGCTGGTGCCGTTACCGATGATCCGACCGAACGTGCACATATTTCGGGCCGAATTTCGGCCTGGATGAATGCCGGACGAATTGGCGGATCCAAACTGATCATTCTGATGATCGGATTCTTTGCCGTCAGTTTTGGCAGCGGAGAAAGTCAGTTAATTGGTTATACAATAACTGCCCTCATTACCAGTGTCTTAATGTGTATTGGTTACCTGATCCACTTTAAAATTACCGACGGTTATGATAAGCCTCAGGAAGTGTCAAAAGAAGCGGCAGCTAAGCAGAAGGTGACGATTGCAGATATGTTCAAGGGCGTTGGGAAGAACCCACCGCTAATTTCAGTCCTGGTTTGTGAGTTTCTCCGCCTCAGTGGTTATTATATGATGATGGCGTTAGCCGCATACTACTGTAAACTTGTTATTGGCAATCCCGCTGCAATTGGTAATCTTTTGCTGGTAATGAACATCTGCTGCCTGATTGGTGCCCTTTTATCAAAAACTTTTGTGGAAAAATTGGGAACAAAAATGACAACTGTATTAGGAATGGGTGGCGCAGCAGCAATGATTGTTATCGCAATGATGGTTTCCCCGAATCTTATGGGCGTTATGGTCTGTCTGGGAATCAGCCAGTTATTCTACGGGATTTCTTTTGGACTGACAACCAGTCTTTATGCAAATGCAGCAACCTATGCAGAATTCTCCACCGGGAAAAACACCACCGGTTTTATTATGGGATTACTCAGTTTTTCGATTAAAATGTCACTTTTTATCCGTGGTCTAATTATCACCGCTGTACTTGGTTTCATTGGCTACAGTGCGCAAATGACCGTAACTGATCAGATTGTTGGCAATATGTCGACGGCTTTCTTTATTATCCCGGCTATTCTGATCGCAGTTGCTATTTTACCGCTACTGATGATGAAAATGAAAGATAGTGATGTCATCGATATGCGTAAAGAAATTGAAGCGGGTAAAACCGCAAATCTAAAAGTCGAAACAAATTAA
- a CDS encoding corrinoid protein — MSKIEEVKVLVETGKSKKVAATVQESLDAGDKVQDILDAMIASMGVVGDKFSAGEIFVPEMLIAAKAMSKGVEVLKPLMAGADSTSLGTCIIGTVAGDLHDIGKNLVAMMIESAGFDMVDLGVDVPAEKFVEAVNENANVVLVACSGLLTTTMPALKEAVQTIKAELPEMKVIVGGAPVTPEYATEIGADGYAPDAGSAAVKAKEMVA; from the coding sequence ATGTCAAAAATTGAAGAAGTAAAAGTTCTAGTAGAAACCGGTAAATCAAAAAAAGTGGCAGCCACCGTTCAGGAATCTCTGGATGCTGGCGACAAAGTTCAGGACATTTTGGACGCGATGATCGCCTCCATGGGCGTAGTTGGGGATAAATTCTCAGCCGGTGAAATCTTTGTGCCAGAAATGTTGATTGCCGCCAAAGCGATGTCAAAAGGTGTCGAGGTGCTAAAACCATTAATGGCTGGAGCGGACTCCACCTCATTAGGAACCTGCATCATTGGAACTGTTGCCGGTGATCTTCACGACATCGGAAAGAACCTGGTTGCGATGATGATTGAAAGCGCTGGTTTTGATATGGTGGACTTGGGTGTTGATGTTCCAGCTGAAAAATTTGTAGAGGCTGTTAATGAAAATGCTAACGTGGTTCTGGTTGCCTGTTCTGGTCTTCTGACAACTACCATGCCGGCCCTCAAAGAAGCCGTTCAAACAATTAAAGCGGAATTGCCGGAGATGAAAGTGATTGTTGGCGGTGCCCCGGTGACCCCTGAATACGCTACAGAAATTGGTGCCGATGGTTATGCACCGGATGCCGGTTCTGCTGCGGTCAAAGCCAAAGAAATGGTTGCCTAG
- a CDS encoding methyltetrahydrofolate cobalamin methyltransferase: MIIIGEKINGAIPSTAKAIAAKDAEFIKNLAIKQAEAGADFIDVCASVDDDIELETMKWLIDIVQDATDVPIAVDSPNVYTCIESMKYCNKPGLFNSVSLEGDKVDIAFKVLADTKWECVALLNSDKGIPKTAKDRLDVFTDLMAKCQDYKIDPSRMHIDPLIEMLCTSEDGIQMVTEVIRGIKAQYPTIHVTGAVSNISFNLPARRIANQAFAVLAMSAGMDSFILDPLNKDMMGMLFATEAMMGEDEYCMEYISAYREGIFVK, from the coding sequence TTGATCATTATTGGAGAAAAAATTAACGGAGCGATCCCCTCAACCGCCAAAGCCATTGCGGCTAAGGATGCCGAATTTATTAAAAATCTGGCCATCAAACAGGCCGAAGCCGGTGCAGACTTTATTGATGTCTGTGCATCAGTAGATGATGACATTGAACTGGAAACCATGAAATGGTTAATCGATATCGTTCAGGATGCCACTGATGTACCGATTGCGGTAGATAGCCCCAACGTTTACACCTGCATCGAGTCGATGAAATACTGTAACAAACCGGGACTGTTTAATTCGGTTTCATTAGAGGGCGATAAGGTGGACATAGCCTTTAAAGTGTTGGCGGATACCAAATGGGAATGCGTGGCGCTCTTAAATAGCGATAAGGGAATCCCCAAAACCGCGAAAGATCGTTTGGATGTTTTTACCGATTTAATGGCAAAATGCCAGGATTACAAGATCGATCCATCCCGGATGCATATTGATCCCCTGATTGAAATGCTGTGTACCTCCGAAGATGGAATCCAGATGGTGACTGAGGTCATTCGCGGTATCAAAGCCCAATATCCGACCATCCACGTTACCGGAGCGGTCAGCAACATTTCCTTCAATCTGCCGGCCCGACGGATTGCTAATCAGGCCTTTGCTGTTTTAGCGATGAGCGCCGGCATGGATAGTTTCATTTTGGATCCTTTGAACAAGGATATGATGGGAATGCTGTTCGCTACTGAAGCCATGATGGGCGAGGACGAATACTGTATGGAATACATCAGCGCCTACCGTGAAGGTATTTTTGTTAAATAA
- a CDS encoding uroporphyrinogen decarboxylase family protein: MTERENMELIFQHKQPDWIPHLGNDTYGIRDYIVERPIMTTGDDAWGCHWISCPTALNITHPDTSDIKFEDLDEWREKINIPDLDKFDFILMIEETKAFSNREQKMTQYVSLNGIFERTHILMGFENALCACMEDPEEFGEVLEAITEHKIRLFKKVFEIAQPDILVYHDDMATQASQFLSTDFYKEYLFPRYKRIVEAAREIGYKYVLHHSCGRIEKIIPDWLECGFDGWDSVMPCNDLVQVKKEFGDKIVFMPGLDTQGVLGKAGSSRQEIEEMVVRWMNMLASDGTGLIIDATVAYSLNPPNEAICLEFIKKHGKPFMDAKKAGIDYIPELEV; the protein is encoded by the coding sequence ATGACTGAACGCGAAAACATGGAGTTGATTTTTCAGCACAAACAACCAGACTGGATTCCCCATCTGGGTAATGACACCTATGGTATCCGTGACTATATTGTCGAACGGCCAATTATGACCACCGGAGATGATGCCTGGGGCTGTCATTGGATCAGCTGTCCAACAGCGCTAAATATTACCCATCCAGACACCAGCGATATCAAATTTGAGGATCTGGACGAGTGGCGAGAAAAAATCAATATCCCTGATCTGGACAAGTTCGATTTTATCCTGATGATCGAAGAGACCAAAGCTTTCTCTAATCGGGAACAAAAAATGACCCAATACGTATCTCTTAATGGAATTTTTGAGCGAACCCATATTCTGATGGGATTTGAAAATGCTCTCTGTGCCTGCATGGAAGACCCAGAAGAATTTGGGGAAGTGCTTGAGGCGATTACTGAACATAAAATCCGCCTGTTTAAAAAAGTATTTGAAATTGCCCAACCGGACATCCTGGTCTATCACGATGATATGGCAACCCAAGCTTCACAATTTTTATCCACCGATTTTTACAAAGAGTACCTGTTTCCACGATACAAACGAATTGTTGAAGCAGCTCGTGAAATCGGCTACAAGTATGTTTTGCATCACAGTTGCGGCCGGATTGAAAAGATTATTCCAGATTGGCTGGAATGTGGTTTTGACGGTTGGGACAGCGTCATGCCTTGTAATGATCTCGTTCAGGTCAAAAAAGAGTTTGGCGATAAGATCGTTTTTATGCCTGGTCTCGATACCCAAGGTGTATTGGGAAAAGCCGGTTCAAGTCGCCAGGAAATCGAAGAAATGGTGGTTCGCTGGATGAACATGCTGGCCAGTGATGGAACCGGTCTGATCATTGATGCCACTGTTGCCTACAGTTTGAATCCGCCGAATGAGGCCATCTGTCTGGAATTCATCAAAAAACACGGGAAACCGTTTATGGATGCTAAAAAAGCCGGCATCGATTATATTCCCGAGCTGGAGGTTTAA